A window of Eriocheir sinensis breed Jianghai 21 unplaced genomic scaffold, ASM2467909v1 Scaffold512, whole genome shotgun sequence genomic DNA:
CATATTTCGAGTCCTTCCATCTTTATTGAGTCATTCAAAGTCTTTCTAACCTACGCAGACACTCACTCCCcttatttaattttcctccttaCCGAATCCTATGACACCTTTAACTGTATGATCCCAGATGACTAAACACTAATTAACTCCAGGTAACTCTCCACAAAACACAACATTTACTTAATAATATATGGCTTTAGGTGACCGTATGTGACATCTTATATGACCCCGTGTGACCCAGAGTGGCTGAGTGTGACCTCCTTGACCTCCTCCCTTGCAGTACTTAAGACGGGAGCCTCCGGAATGATCGCCTACCGCCTTCAGACCCGGGACGGAAGTTGGCAGTGGCTTCAAACATCCTCTCGACTGGTATACAAGAACTCCAAGCCGGACTTCATCATCTGCACTCACAGGCCTCTCATGTACGtctctccctacccctctccctctctctctttgttcctccAAGCACACGTCAATACCTTCACGACAACTTGTGCTTTTACTCCGTTATTATGATATAAGTTAGTGTTTGCGTGTGTGGTTGCGCTGGTCTTGGGTGGGCATGTAGATGATGTGGTGTTaagtggtgatagcggtggtgtgggtggtgtagtgaaggggtggtggtgtgtgaagtaggtggtgatatgggtggtgagtcatttggtgatggtggtggtttgggtgATGTAGTAAAGGGGTAATGGTGTGTGAAGCAGGTGGTGATATGGGTGGTGGTGAGTATGtaacgggtggtggtggtggtggtggtgatgatgatggtgatggtgtggtgttaCGTGTGAGTTAATGGTTTAGGAAGGTGTGGTTAAGGTGTTGTTCAGGTGTCTGCAGAAAGTCATATTTTAGGTGTTAGTAGTGGAGGTGATGTTCGTGTGggcggcagtgatggtggtgatggtggtggtgatgctggtggtgttgtggtgtggcGCAGGAGTAAGGGATGTGTAAGAGTTGTGAGTAGTGAAGGTGATgtttgtattggtggtggtgatggtggtggtgttgtggtgtggcGCAGGAGTAAGGGATGTGTAACAGTTATGAGTTGGGAAGGTGATgtttgtattggtggtggtgatggtggtggtggtgatggtggtgatggtgatggtggtgatggtgatggtggtggtagtggtggtgatggtggtgatggtggtggtggtggtggtggtgagggtggtgaggcgTGGCGCGTGACTAAGGGATGTGTGGAGGTTATGGGTATGCTGTATGGGTCTCAGGCGTCCGCTGGGAGTGATAGTGACCCAGGTATGTGTAGGTGTATGGGCCTACGCCAGGTGTCAGTAGGCTTAGCACTTTTAATAAATAGGAAACTTTGGAGTtgctttattcattttcttcacaGCAACGAGGAAGGTCAGTGACTCTTGCGTAAATTTATGCTATATACTTAAGGAATTATTATGTTACGTTACGCGCGGTAAATTTAGTCAATTTCGTACAAGTTTTTCTTTTACTGTTACATTCCTGGAGAGAGTacagatttttttcctttctttttatttttatttgatcgTTTCCGGGTGTGAGAAGAGGCGCTTTAGGCACGAGTGGCAACACACAAGGCACGTAATGGGACCTAATGTGAAGATTTCCCGCTGTTTTCCTGCGCGAGGGAgcagaaaatgtaagaaaaaaaagaccgcaTTTACATCACTCGAGTGCCTGCGGGGCCGAGCGTGGCGCTTTCGTGGAAGTCGCTGCAGAGGAGAGCAAATATTTTACGCGTTGGTGTTAATTTGCGCCGCGCTGGGGTGGGGTACAGGTGCGGCGGGGCAGGTAAGGCTGTGATGGGCATGCCATCTGTGATCAGGTAAGTTTGTAAACATATTTCTTAAGCTCTTCTTTATGTAGACCAACGCAGCCTTTATAATGTTTCTCCTACATATACCTTAAACTTTAGGCTTATCCCGCCGATGGAAATAAATAAGGTCTATAATAGCAGGTCAGGGAGCAGGTCACGCAAGGCCCTTCAAGGGGAGGTGGCCCGGGGCGGTGGCCCAGGCAGGCTCGGCGGCTAACCTGCGTCCTTTTTTTCAGGGAGGAGGGACGCGACCTGCTGGGGAAGCGGACGATGGACTTCAAGGTGTCGTACCTGGACCCCGGCCTCACGCAGTCCTACCTGTGTGACTCGGAGCTGCCGCAGTTGTACGCGTCCCGCATGAGCCGTAAGTACAAGACGCAGCTGCGAGACTTCCTGACGACGTGCCACAGCAAGAGGAGCTACACCAACCTGTCCGACACGgcctacaacaactacaacaacgtGTACGGTGCCTCGCCCTACGCCACGGACAACGGCCTCTACATGCAGCAGAACCTCGGCAACCTGCAGTCCCTCTACCCCACCAGCTACCTGCCCGCCGACAACCTCTTCCACTACCGCCAACTGGGCTCCTACTACCCGGACTACATGACGCACGGCTACGTCAGCAACGGATACGTGGACCCCACGCGCCCCTGCCTCGGCTATGACGTCACCAAGACGGCCGCAGACCAGAAGCTGTACTGCGCGACGCAGCTCGACGCCTCCAAGTACCAGTACAAGCCCACGGACGCCTACTCGGCCGTGTACGGCACCAACACGGTGCTGCCCTCGCTCGACCACAAGTACACGGACCTGCGGACGGCGGACGTGCGACGAGACGACCCCTCGGCCCTGGCGTCCCCGGGGGCCCTAGCGGCCACCCCTGGCGCCGCCAGCAGCGTCGCAGTCAGCTCAGCCGTCACGAGTGCCAGTCACAAGGAAGATACCAAAGACAGCGAGGCGTACCCCAACAACACGCGTCAGACGGTGCTTATGTGGGGCTCCGCCTCCCACGATTATGACCCCAACAAGAAGTACGGCGAGGCGCCCGTGTCCTCCGCCCCGTCGTCGCTGGACCCGAGTTTAGGCGGCGTCGCCTGCAAGTGGGGCACCGCCACTCCAGCGTCCACGCCGGGTGCCCGCAGCAGCGCTGGTGGCTCTCCGCATGGGCCGGAGGGATCCTCGCCCCACGGAGGTCCGCCCTCGGCACACTCGGCGCACTCCGCCGCTgttgccgccgccaccgccgcctcagCCGCCCATGTCGGCGCAGGTACCGTGGCGCCAGCGGGTAAGGCTGCGTACAGCTACAGTGAGGGCGGCGAGGTATGGCACCACCAGTACTATCCTTACCACCCGTATCACACCCCGCAGTGAGTGACAGCTTTGTTTATTGTCTCTCTAGCCTGCACCCGCATGAAGAGCCCGCCGTAGGCACCGGGCACGCGCAcagccctccaccccctcccaccGCCCCGCAAACCCCCGGTACGACCGGGGGCTTGCGGGCGGCCTTGTCTCAAACTGATGAGTCGCCTCTGTGAGGGCTGTGCGCTGGGCTCCCTTCCTAAATACCCTAACCTAAGGCTTGGTGTGTGGACCGTCGGTGTTGCGGCGCCCGCGGCAACACCTCGGTTTCCCTGCTGCTCCTGACCTCCTCTGGGCCTCAAGTAGACGGCGGGCTGTTGTGTTACTAACAGGGACCCTTGGCCTCTGCCGCGCCCCTCCGCTCACATATCTCATAACACCTACGACACAAAATGTCAGTCCTACCATTCTCTCCCGGTGTGTGAGGGTTGCCGGCGAGGCCAGGGGTCACGCTGCATAACATTGGTGTAGAGTGTCGTTGATGCTTCAGTGGTAAGTGTGTCTATCCCAGTCCCTCGTCCCTcggctcttgtgtgtgtgtgtgtgtgtgtgtgtgtgtgtgtgtgtgtgaaattcttCTTGTAAGTctaatttaatgtgtgtttgcttgtttggagagagagagagagagagagagagagagcgggggtttggcgcgcgcgcgcgcgtgcgtttgagtgtgtgtgtgtgtgtgtgtgtgtgtgtgtgtgtgtgtgtgtgtgtgtgtgtgtgtatctgtcggTCTGTCTATGTAAGTATTGTGCATGTAGACATCGTGTTGGGACGCACGGTGAAGGGTCCCACAAGCATGACTTCTGCATGACCTTagcatgacctctctctctctctctctctctctctctctctctctctctctctctctctctctctctctctctctctctctctctctctctctctctctctctctctctctctctctttaatggaTTGTGATTTATGTGTTTGTATTTTGAGTTTTGTGTTTATTCATGTTATCCTTGTTTTTGTCACTCCTTTTGGCACCGTCACCCTGCATGCTGACTTGCTCCTCTGTGGACGGGGCTCGAACTGTGAAGTCCCTTGTTCCCTGTgttacttccccttccctgccccatGTGTTAGGTTCCCCTTGACTAACTAACTGCTTGTCTTGTCTTGAGGGAAAGTAGTCCTCGTTCATATGTTGTTATTCCTCAAGTCCCAATGCTgtactgtttctttttcttcgtctgttcCCTGTCCTTGTCTTGtttatccctgtgtgtgtgtgtgtgtgtgtgtgtgtgtgtgtgtgtgtgtgtgtgtgtgtgtgtgtgtgtgtgtgtgtgtgtgtttgtgtttgtgtgtctgcttttccgtctgtctctctcaccgcttttcctttccctttctctttctttttcaatcaTCTATACTCGTCTTGATATAAAATAATCCCACCGAACACTGGATCTTCCCATTTATAAATTTACCTGTTTTTTATTGTGTGGATTTGTCACCCACCTTTATTGTGTACTACGTGGCTCACTCACCTGTATGTTTAATTAAGTAACCCATTTGATATCAATAACCCATCTTCTGTGAGTGACACCTGCCCACCGCCTTACCTGTATCAATGAGTCAACACCCAATTTGTAATCACCTGCCCACCCCTCCCACTTGATGTTTCTGTTATAGCAATGATTGATGTGGATTTAGTAACTGTTCACCTGGTTAACTTAATGTCGCCCCCTTCACCTGGTACTCTAATTAATAGTCACCTGTAATTATTGAAGTGTCACCCCGAGACCCACCTGTTCCAAAATTGTGTTGCACCAGTGTGGAAAAATTTACTGTGTTTTATGGACATACGAGTAACGGTGTTTGTCTTGTCTTTCCCATGCTCCCCCtcccggtatgcgggtgaattgttttcacctcagggaactagacgtccctgccctgcatagtctcaggtcacccttggacaaggtgtaatacctgatctgtctcccgtgccagggtcacggtgaagcctctgggcagcagcagtggtggattggactgcaggcagaggatctctttatgagacaatggctggagttccagggtcctagtcagctggaccgtgcctaattatttaggcctgcggtgtagaggagtgtggcgacctctacactaaaaagcctccctgggaaccagttgtcggtgtgagctccccgtccctcccctctgtcgacggtactcccatctctattctgcataacagctggttcttgttttctcctgaaagagatatcttccgtgggccatttgaggttgtacctcccggcttctaggtggagtttctgagggtttttcttatactcaaggaatatttcagtcttttggtctctcaggaagggcgtctgatactctctagagttggtggagaacacctggtgacaggtgcca
This region includes:
- the LOC126992886 gene encoding uncharacterized protein LOC126992886 codes for the protein MGMLYGSQASAGSDSDPGGPGRWPRQARRLTCVLFFREEGRDLLGKRTMDFKVSYLDPGLTQSYLCDSELPQLYASRMSRKYKTQLRDFLTTCHSKRSYTNLSDTAYNNYNNVYGASPYATDNGLYMQQNLGNLQSLYPTSYLPADNLFHYRQLGSYYPDYMTHGYVSNGYVDPTRPCLGYDVTKTAADQKLYCATQLDASKYQYKPTDAYSAVYGTNTVLPSLDHKYTDLRTADVRRDDPSALASPGALAATPGAASSVAVSSAVTSASHKEDTKDSEAYPNNTRQTVLMWGSASHDYDPNKKYGEAPVSSAPSSLDPSLGGVACKWGTATPASTPGARSSAGGSPHGPEGSSPHGGPPSAHSAHSAAVAAATAASAAHVGAGTVAPAGKAAYSYSEGGEVWHHQYYPYHPYHTPHAMGEPSYPQISRNPILCCPSLR